A genomic window from Tolypothrix sp. PCC 7910 includes:
- the thrC gene encoding threonine synthase: MTVSLSAAKSHRQPWPGLIEAYREYLPVSETTPVVTLLEGNTPLIPVPAIAERIGRQVRVFVKYDGLNPTGSFKDRGMTMAISKAKEAGAKAVICASTGNTSAAAAAYARRGGMKAFVLIPDGYVALGKLAQALLYGAEVLAVKGNFDRALEIVREMAESYPITLVNSVNPYRLEGQKTAAFEIVDVLGNAPDWLCIPVGNAGNISAYWMGFCQYHQVGKCDRLPKVMGFQAAGAAPLVNGQPVQHPETIATAIRIGNPASWEKAVAVKSASQGNFHAVTDEEILDAYRLLASTEGVFCEPASAASVAGMLQVKDQIPSGATVVCVLTGNGLKDPDTAIKHSHSQFKQGIEAELGAVAEAMGF, encoded by the coding sequence GTGACTGTAAGCCTATCTGCTGCTAAATCTCATCGCCAACCTTGGCCCGGACTGATCGAAGCCTATCGGGAATACTTGCCTGTCAGCGAAACAACGCCCGTTGTCACTTTATTAGAGGGGAATACACCGCTAATTCCAGTGCCAGCGATCGCAGAACGTATTGGCAGACAAGTCCGCGTTTTTGTCAAATACGATGGTCTTAACCCCACTGGTAGCTTCAAAGACCGGGGAATGACAATGGCAATTTCCAAGGCGAAGGAAGCAGGGGCAAAGGCGGTAATTTGTGCCAGTACAGGTAACACCTCAGCAGCAGCCGCCGCTTATGCTAGGCGTGGAGGAATGAAGGCTTTTGTGCTGATTCCCGATGGTTATGTAGCGCTGGGTAAGTTAGCACAGGCTTTACTATATGGGGCAGAAGTGCTGGCGGTAAAAGGAAATTTTGACCGCGCCTTAGAAATTGTTCGTGAGATGGCAGAAAGCTACCCCATCACCTTGGTGAATTCTGTCAATCCCTATCGTTTAGAAGGGCAGAAAACAGCCGCCTTTGAAATTGTTGATGTTTTAGGTAACGCCCCAGACTGGCTATGTATCCCAGTTGGCAATGCGGGGAATATATCAGCATATTGGATGGGATTTTGTCAATACCACCAAGTAGGGAAATGCGATCGCCTACCCAAGGTGATGGGCTTCCAAGCAGCAGGTGCAGCGCCTTTAGTTAACGGTCAGCCAGTACAGCATCCCGAAACAATAGCAACAGCGATTCGCATTGGTAATCCTGCAAGTTGGGAAAAAGCTGTGGCAGTTAAATCAGCTAGTCAAGGAAACTTCCATGCTGTTACTGATGAGGAAATTCTTGATGCTTACAGATTGCTAGCATCAACAGAAGGCGTTTTCTGCGAACCAGCTAGTGCAGCTTCCGTAGCTGGAATGTTGCAAGTGAAAGACCAAATTCCTTCAGGAGCAACAGTTGTGTGCGTCCTCACCGGTAATGGTTTAAAAGACCCAGATACAGCCATTAAGCACAGCCACAGCCAATTTAAACAAGGAATTGAGGCAGAATTAGGCGCGGTTGCTGAAGCAATGGGATTTTAG
- a CDS encoding response regulator transcription factor, with product MLMLSCESSTLRVLVVDDHELTRLTLQLAFSCQQNIQVVGLASNGQEAIEMVKRYQPDVIVLDLQMPVMDGWSASAHIKAISPTTQILAYSSVEDANFHPNGMSSFDEFCKKDVPTTELIAMVRELGNRAINH from the coding sequence ATGTTAATGTTGTCCTGTGAGTCTTCTACCTTGCGTGTTTTAGTGGTTGATGATCACGAACTAACCCGCCTAACCCTACAATTAGCTTTTTCTTGTCAACAAAATATCCAAGTAGTAGGTTTAGCCAGCAATGGTCAAGAAGCTATAGAAATGGTTAAACGGTACCAACCTGATGTAATTGTTCTAGATTTGCAAATGCCTGTTATGGATGGCTGGAGTGCTTCAGCGCACATTAAAGCTATTTCTCCCACAACACAAATCCTGGCTTACTCTTCAGTGGAAGATGCAAATTTCCATCCCAATGGTATGTCTAGCTTCGATGAGTTTTGTAAAAAAGATGTACCGACAACCGAACTCATCGCTATGGTAAGAGAGTTAGGAAACCGTGCAATAAATCACTAA
- a CDS encoding cell wall metabolism sensor histidine kinase WalK: MFQATRRRLALWYTAVTAVLLLLFASGVYFYVRNTLIERIDDTLNHVVEVVERSLVIEPVNSGNEALRINVEASFRDNTDTVEDDHIDLEWFSANGKLLWSTLSTPLNVPIHANRTGETVRVTDEGWEKSPVLLRQVTHRVEVGRQVLGYLRVSHPWFEVTKPSRQFLLDLALGTWLMVLSVGASGWFLSGKAMEPVGDSYQRLKQFTADASHELRSPITLIQTNVQVALADLESAEVEPTASLHYRQQLKLVERLTQRLGRLVNDLLFLARQDSGISKDNFSSCPLDALLMEVLEEQQLLAREKKISLALDLVDPTPGDTNPELSEDWFTLVGNWDQLVRLFTNLIGNAVQYTPSSGRVDVELARLEGINRVAGLRYSSAQLQVKVSDTGVGIPGDALPKLFDRFYRVDPARTHSNGNTATEISTGSGLGLAIAQAIVEHHQGQIQVESRLGKGTTFTVTLPITLES; this comes from the coding sequence ATGTTCCAAGCTACTCGCCGCCGCCTGGCTCTTTGGTACACTGCTGTAACGGCTGTATTACTCTTATTATTTGCCAGTGGAGTATATTTCTATGTCCGCAATACATTGATTGAGCGGATTGATGATACTCTCAATCATGTTGTGGAAGTAGTAGAGCGATCGCTCGTCATTGAGCCAGTTAATAGTGGCAATGAGGCATTACGCATTAATGTAGAAGCCAGTTTTCGTGATAATACTGACACAGTAGAAGACGATCATATTGATTTGGAATGGTTTAGTGCGAATGGCAAATTACTTTGGTCAACTCTATCCACGCCTTTGAATGTTCCTATTCATGCAAATCGCACTGGTGAAACTGTGCGTGTGACTGATGAAGGATGGGAAAAGTCACCAGTTTTATTACGTCAAGTCACCCATCGTGTAGAAGTGGGCCGCCAAGTGTTAGGGTATCTGCGTGTTAGCCATCCCTGGTTTGAAGTTACTAAACCTAGCCGTCAGTTCTTGTTGGATTTGGCTCTTGGTACGTGGTTAATGGTGCTTTCTGTTGGCGCAAGCGGTTGGTTTTTGTCTGGTAAAGCAATGGAACCAGTAGGGGATTCCTATCAACGGCTGAAGCAATTTACCGCCGATGCTTCTCATGAATTGAGAAGTCCGATTACTTTAATTCAAACTAATGTACAAGTTGCCTTGGCTGATTTAGAGTCAGCAGAAGTAGAACCGACGGCATCTTTACACTATCGCCAACAATTAAAATTAGTAGAAAGACTCACCCAACGCTTGGGTAGGTTAGTTAATGATTTACTGTTTTTGGCACGTCAAGATAGTGGCATTAGCAAAGATAACTTTTCCTCTTGTCCCTTGGATGCTTTGCTAATGGAAGTTCTAGAAGAACAGCAATTATTAGCTAGGGAAAAGAAAATCAGCCTGGCTTTGGACTTGGTAGATCCTACACCTGGAGACACTAACCCCGAACTGTCTGAAGATTGGTTCACACTTGTAGGTAATTGGGATCAATTGGTGCGACTGTTCACTAATTTGATTGGGAACGCTGTGCAATATACCCCATCTAGTGGACGGGTCGATGTAGAATTAGCGCGGTTAGAAGGTATCAATCGCGTTGCTGGCTTGCGCTACAGTAGCGCTCAATTACAGGTTAAAGTCAGTGATACTGGGGTTGGTATTCCTGGGGATGCACTACCAAAGTTATTTGACCGCTTTTATCGAGTAGATCCGGCGCGTACCCATAGTAATGGCAATACAGCTACAGAAATTTCTACGGGTTCAGGATTAGGGTTAGCGATCGCCCAAGCTATTGTCGAACATCATCAAGGTCAAATTCAAGTAGAAAGCCGTCTTGGTAAAGGTACTACTTTTACCGTGACTTTACCTATAACTCTCGAGTCTTAA
- the ppk1 gene encoding polyphosphate kinase 1 produces the protein MAKSKKSATTPINLSDSQYYINRELSWLEFNNRVLHEAFDQRTPLLERLKFLAIFTSNLDEFFMVRVAGLKQQVEAKVTQLSPDGRTPQQQLDDIRFTLSPQVTKQHQHFEQILRPLLAQNKIHILDYIELTDKQRNYLDNYFEEQIFPVLTPLAVDPSHPFPYISNLSLNLAVVVKNPETEEEFFARVKVPKVLPRFIPLPPELGIYHNGQPAHWTGVPLEQAIAHNLDSLFPGMNIQEYHPFRITRDADLALEEDEADDLLLAIEQELRKRRIGGTPVRLEIQSQTPEGVRSRLLEDLELSESDVYEVNGLLGLRDLMYFLSLPLSEFKDPPRQSVVPSRLQWLREPSVSSEIPEVEEGKDFFAVISEKDLLVHHPYQSFSSTVVRFITHAAHDPNVLAIKMTLYRTSGDSPIVNALIAAAENGKQVSVLVELKARFDEENNIYWARRLERVGVHVVYGLVGLKTHCKTIMVVRREKDRMRRYVHIGTGNYNQKTARLYTDLGLFTCNEEIGADITDLFNFLTGYSRQKSYRELLVAPVNMRDRFLALIHREIENAKNGITGRIVAKMNSLVDPQIIATLYEASRAGVQIDLIIRGVCCLRPGLKDISENIRIISIVGRFLEHSRIFYFYNNAQEEIYIGSADWMRRNLDRRVEVITPIKDPDIAKDLQEILGIMLADNRQAWELQSNGSYIQRQPCDRAPEAHSQQSLINMALRSTSISSNLIDTKKNSFYLDN, from the coding sequence ATGGCAAAATCCAAAAAGAGCGCTACTACTCCCATCAATCTGAGCGATTCACAATACTATATCAACCGAGAATTAAGCTGGTTAGAGTTTAATAACCGAGTTTTACATGAAGCTTTCGACCAGCGAACGCCTCTTTTGGAAAGACTCAAGTTTTTGGCGATATTTACCTCTAACTTGGATGAGTTCTTTATGGTCAGGGTTGCAGGTTTAAAGCAACAAGTCGAGGCAAAAGTTACTCAGTTAAGTCCTGATGGCCGCACACCACAACAACAGCTAGATGATATCAGGTTTACCCTCAGTCCCCAGGTAACTAAACAGCATCAGCATTTTGAGCAAATACTCAGACCGTTATTGGCGCAAAATAAAATACATATTCTGGATTATATAGAGTTAACTGATAAACAACGGAATTATTTAGATAACTATTTTGAAGAACAAATTTTTCCCGTTTTAACTCCCTTAGCTGTTGATCCTAGCCATCCTTTCCCCTATATTTCCAATCTCAGTCTGAATTTGGCTGTGGTGGTGAAAAATCCCGAAACAGAAGAAGAATTTTTTGCCAGAGTCAAAGTCCCGAAAGTTTTACCACGATTTATACCCTTACCTCCAGAGTTAGGAATTTATCACAACGGTCAACCTGCTCACTGGACTGGTGTACCTTTAGAACAGGCGATCGCACATAATTTAGATTCCCTATTTCCGGGAATGAATATTCAGGAATATCACCCTTTCCGCATTACTCGTGATGCTGATTTGGCTTTGGAAGAAGATGAAGCTGATGATTTACTCTTGGCGATTGAACAGGAATTGCGAAAACGCCGCATAGGTGGAACCCCAGTCCGCTTAGAAATCCAATCCCAAACTCCCGAAGGAGTGCGATCGCGTTTATTGGAAGATTTGGAATTAAGCGAAAGCGATGTTTACGAAGTCAATGGACTTTTGGGATTGCGGGATTTAATGTACTTTCTGTCATTACCGCTATCGGAATTTAAAGATCCACCACGACAATCTGTAGTTCCTTCCCGCTTGCAATGGTTACGAGAACCTAGCGTCAGTTCGGAAATCCCAGAGGTAGAGGAAGGAAAAGACTTTTTCGCAGTCATCAGTGAAAAGGATTTGTTAGTACACCATCCTTATCAATCTTTTTCCTCAACCGTAGTGCGCTTTATTACCCATGCTGCCCATGACCCGAATGTCCTGGCGATTAAAATGACCCTTTACCGGACTTCTGGGGACTCGCCTATTGTTAATGCTTTAATTGCAGCTGCAGAAAATGGCAAGCAAGTATCTGTATTGGTGGAATTAAAAGCGCGGTTTGATGAAGAGAATAATATTTATTGGGCGAGACGTTTAGAAAGAGTCGGGGTTCACGTTGTCTATGGTTTAGTGGGACTGAAAACTCACTGTAAAACGATCATGGTTGTGCGTCGAGAAAAAGACCGGATGCGGCGCTATGTCCATATTGGTACTGGTAACTATAATCAAAAAACTGCACGACTATATACAGATTTAGGATTATTCACTTGCAACGAAGAAATTGGTGCTGACATTACTGACTTATTCAATTTTTTGACAGGTTACTCCCGGCAAAAGTCTTATCGCGAATTATTAGTTGCACCTGTGAATATGCGCGATCGCTTTTTAGCACTAATTCATCGGGAAATCGAAAATGCCAAAAATGGGATTACTGGAAGAATTGTTGCCAAAATGAATTCTTTAGTAGATCCGCAAATTATTGCAACTTTATATGAAGCTTCCCGCGCTGGAGTCCAAATCGATTTGATTATCCGCGGTGTTTGCTGCTTGCGCCCAGGACTAAAAGATATTAGTGAAAATATTCGGATTATTAGCATAGTCGGTCGCTTTTTAGAACACTCCCGGATTTTTTATTTTTACAACAATGCCCAGGAAGAAATCTATATTGGTAGCGCCGATTGGATGCGTCGTAACCTAGACCGCCGTGTGGAAGTAATTACCCCAATTAAAGATCCAGATATTGCTAAAGATTTGCAAGAAATCTTAGGAATTATGCTAGCAGACAATCGCCAAGCTTGGGAATTACAAAGCAATGGCAGCTATATCCAAAGGCAACCCTGCGATCGCGCACCAGAAGCTCACTCCCAACAAAGCCTCATCAATATGGCATTACGCTCAACTAGCATTAGCTCAAACCTGATTGATACAAAAAAGAATTCCTTCTATCTTGACAATTAG
- a CDS encoding tetratricopeptide repeat protein: MKQRYFLPEASILNLNPRLKSGLLSWDCAILASRQGGKSQFLTACLLILAVALSPLGASAADITQQLHRPLDRSTLRDSRDQADSLLNIGEQQYQLGYADKTLDSCLQALEIYHSLGDYKAQGMTYDLLAKAYIQLDRLQEGEDALRRRLAIARDTKDFQSQIFALNNISTVLLQKGEFVPAGKTVQEALEIAQNVQNIAGQGLSLSNWGLVNARVGNYSKAIKLYETALSFRRQSGDVIGETNTLNNLGDAYLAMGNYDDTIGTYGAALRIAKTTSDRTNYVRAIDGLVTAHSSVGRNERAFDLLEQRLAMARDSQNLREEFGVFMAYANIYEKLNNYLTARNFYERALVLARTLEDSKQEVFLVDKLTRLPKR; the protein is encoded by the coding sequence ATGAAACAACGGTATTTCTTACCAGAGGCTAGCATTCTCAATTTAAATCCCCGCCTGAAATCAGGATTACTAAGTTGGGATTGTGCTATCCTCGCCTCGCGCCAGGGTGGTAAATCCCAATTTTTGACTGCTTGCTTGTTAATTTTGGCTGTGGCTTTGAGTCCCCTAGGAGCAAGTGCGGCTGATATTACTCAACAACTGCACCGTCCGTTAGACCGTTCGACGTTACGAGACTCAAGAGATCAAGCAGATAGCTTATTAAATATCGGTGAACAACAATACCAGTTAGGTTATGCCGATAAAACTCTTGATTCTTGCTTGCAAGCACTAGAAATTTATCACTCCTTGGGTGACTACAAAGCCCAAGGTATGACTTATGATTTGCTAGCGAAAGCGTACATCCAGCTAGACCGTTTGCAAGAAGGGGAAGATGCATTACGCCGGAGGTTAGCGATCGCTCGCGATACTAAAGATTTTCAGTCTCAGATTTTTGCACTGAATAACATTAGTACAGTGCTGCTACAAAAAGGAGAATTTGTCCCAGCAGGTAAAACCGTACAAGAAGCACTGGAAATCGCCCAAAATGTCCAAAATATTGCTGGACAAGGATTGTCTTTGAGTAATTGGGGACTGGTAAATGCCAGAGTTGGCAATTACAGCAAGGCAATAAAATTGTATGAAACTGCTTTGTCTTTCCGTCGCCAAAGTGGTGATGTGATTGGTGAGACAAATACCCTTAATAATTTGGGTGATGCGTACCTAGCAATGGGTAATTATGACGATACCATTGGCACTTATGGTGCTGCTCTGAGGATAGCGAAAACTACAAGCGATCGCACTAATTATGTAAGAGCAATTGACGGTTTAGTCACAGCTCACAGTTCTGTAGGACGCAATGAGCGTGCTTTTGACTTATTAGAACAACGTCTAGCAATGGCTAGAGACTCACAAAATCTCCGAGAAGAATTTGGAGTTTTTATGGCCTATGCCAACATATACGAAAAACTCAATAATTATCTCACTGCTCGGAACTTTTACGAAAGAGCGCTCGTATTAGCGCGAACCCTGGAAGACAGCAAGCAGGAGGTATTTTTGGTTGACAAGCTGACTAGATTACCCAAACGCTAA